From Butyricimonas paravirosa, one genomic window encodes:
- the mnmD gene encoding tRNA (5-methylaminomethyl-2-thiouridine)(34)-methyltransferase MnmD, with product MDREIITTEDGSTTLYIPELNEHYHSIHGAIQESTHIFIKAGIEYYGQKNIRILEAGFGTGLNAFLTLLEARDNERKVVFHTFEKYPLTPQEVEQINYSDLFTPEDALLFQQLHNAPWEEDVVITPYFTLHKHRADFEEVNFHEYFDMVFFDAFAPDVQPRLWTESMLTKFYKALKPEGILTTYCVKGTVKQALRNIGFNLKRLPGPPGKREMLRAVK from the coding sequence ATGGATAGAGAAATTATTACTACAGAAGACGGAAGTACCACCCTGTATATACCGGAACTGAACGAGCATTATCATTCCATTCACGGAGCCATACAGGAATCTACTCATATATTTATAAAAGCAGGCATTGAATACTACGGGCAGAAGAATATCCGGATTTTGGAGGCCGGGTTCGGAACAGGTCTAAATGCTTTTCTAACGTTGCTTGAGGCGAGGGATAATGAACGCAAGGTGGTGTTTCACACATTCGAGAAATACCCGCTGACACCTCAGGAGGTGGAACAGATTAATTATTCCGACCTCTTCACCCCGGAAGATGCTCTCCTGTTTCAACAATTACATAATGCGCCTTGGGAAGAGGATGTTGTCATCACCCCTTATTTCACGCTCCACAAGCATCGGGCAGATTTCGAAGAAGTTAATTTTCACGAATATTTCGATATGGTCTTTTTCGATGCTTTCGCCCCCGACGTACAACCTCGCCTATGGACGGAATCTATGCTTACCAAGTTTTACAAAGCGCTTAAACCGGAAGGAATTCTCACGACCTACTGCGTAAAAGGAACCGTGAAACAAGCTCTTCGTAATATCGGTTTTAACTTGAAACGCCTTCCCGGTCCCCCGGGGAAACGGGAGATGTTGAGAGCAGTGAAATGA
- a CDS encoding threonine aldolase family protein, with protein MGLRGFGSDNFSGVLPEVFKALEESAFGHQHSYGEDKYTEKAIEDFKQIFGDDVDVYFVYNGTGANILSLSAFTHSYNAIICAETAHINVDECGAIEKQTGSKLLTVPTFDGKLTLGLIHNHMHGFDDQHHAQPKIISLTQCTELGTVYTHDELKEICDFAHAHDMYVHMDGARLANAVAYLGCTPASITKEVGIDVLSFGGTKNGMMFGEAVVFFNTTMSKEVKYIRKQLMQLHSKSRFIAAQFSAVLKDNLWLKSAAHANAMAQKLANAAEQIPSVSITQKVEANEIFAIIPREKITKLQDECFFYVWDEDAAEVRWVCSFDTTENDVIEFANLLRQELC; from the coding sequence ATGGGACTTAGAGGTTTCGGTAGTGACAATTTTTCCGGAGTATTACCGGAAGTATTTAAAGCACTGGAAGAATCAGCCTTCGGACATCAACATTCTTACGGGGAAGACAAATACACGGAAAAAGCCATCGAAGATTTCAAACAAATCTTCGGAGACGATGTTGACGTGTATTTCGTTTATAATGGAACGGGAGCCAATATATTGAGTCTCTCGGCTTTCACTCATTCATATAACGCGATCATTTGTGCGGAAACAGCTCATATTAACGTGGACGAGTGCGGGGCTATCGAGAAACAAACCGGCAGTAAGCTGTTGACCGTTCCCACATTTGACGGAAAACTCACCCTGGGATTGATACACAATCATATGCATGGATTTGATGATCAACACCACGCCCAACCGAAAATCATCTCGCTAACTCAGTGTACGGAACTCGGAACAGTCTACACGCATGATGAATTAAAAGAAATTTGTGACTTCGCCCATGCCCACGATATGTATGTTCACATGGACGGAGCCCGTCTGGCAAATGCCGTTGCATACCTGGGATGTACCCCGGCCAGCATCACGAAAGAAGTGGGAATCGACGTTTTAAGCTTCGGGGGAACCAAAAACGGCATGATGTTCGGGGAAGCTGTTGTCTTCTTTAACACCACGATGTCGAAAGAGGTTAAATATATCCGGAAACAGTTGATGCAGCTACATTCCAAATCGCGCTTTATCGCCGCCCAGTTCTCGGCTGTTCTAAAAGATAATTTATGGTTGAAATCAGCCGCACACGCAAATGCCATGGCACAAAAGCTCGCTAACGCGGCAGAGCAGATTCCTTCCGTGAGCATCACGCAGAAGGTTGAGGCAAACGAGATTTTCGCTATCATCCCGCGAGAAAAGATTACCAAACTTCAGGATGAATGTTTCTTTTACGTATGGGATGAAGATGCGGCCGAAGTAAGATGGGTTTGCTCGTTTGACACCACGGAAAATGATGTCATCGAATTCGCAAACCTATTGCGTCAAGAATTATGCTAG
- a CDS encoding acetyl-CoA carboxylase biotin carboxyl carrier protein subunit: MNKFKITIDENNFDVTVNVTDHDKATVEVNGISYEVSYESKNTVATTAPRKPAAIPTSTTYKSSAQSTSATSNKTTYIKAPLPGTISAISVKVGSQVKRGDCLLVMEAMKMENNIVASVDGQVKAIHVTAGQSVSQDDPLVDLV; the protein is encoded by the coding sequence ATGAATAAATTCAAAATCACCATAGACGAAAACAATTTCGATGTAACTGTGAATGTAACGGATCATGACAAAGCTACAGTTGAGGTGAACGGTATATCTTATGAAGTATCATACGAAAGCAAAAATACGGTTGCTACCACAGCTCCTCGTAAACCTGCTGCCATACCGACTTCAACTACCTACAAGAGTTCCGCTCAAAGTACATCTGCAACAAGTAACAAGACTACCTACATTAAAGCACCGCTTCCCGGAACGATTTCCGCTATTAGCGTGAAAGTTGGCAGTCAAGTAAAACGCGGAGATTGTCTATTAGTCATGGAAGCCATGAAAATGGAAAACAATATCGTGGCAAGTGTTGACGGTCAAGTGAAAGCAATACATGTAACAGCTGGTCAAAGTGTTTCTCAGGATGATCCGCTTGTTGATTTGGTTTAA
- a CDS encoding OadG family transporter subunit has protein sequence MITLAINWGYALLVTGVGMVTVFLLLILLIWIINLQTKLTNQVEDHAKTVQDTEKAVVTTDTHPTPHEQAAIAMAMHLYFNSHDEEPHVITIEEVEKRYSPWSSKIYGMRNLNK, from the coding sequence ATGATTACATTAGCAATTAACTGGGGTTACGCACTCCTCGTTACAGGCGTGGGGATGGTAACAGTATTTCTGCTATTGATTCTTTTGATCTGGATTATTAACTTACAGACCAAGTTGACGAATCAAGTAGAAGATCATGCGAAAACAGTTCAAGACACGGAAAAAGCAGTAGTGACAACGGATACCCATCCGACACCTCACGAACAAGCTGCCATCGCTATGGCTATGCATTTATATTTCAACTCTCATGACGAGGAACCTCACGTGATCACGATCGAAGAAGTTGAAAAACGTTATTCTCCGTGGAGTTCTAAAATTTACGGTATGAGAAACCTTAATAAGTAA
- a CDS encoding acyl-CoA carboxylase subunit beta encodes MTNQDKVKELIELRAQAKLGGGEKRIESQHKKGKYTARERIAMLLDENSFEEFDMFITHRCYNFGMEKTKFLGDGVVTGQGTIDGRLVFVFAQDFTVFGGALSEMLAQKICKVMDKAMTVGAPIIGLNDSGGARIQEGVNSLAGYAEIFERNILASGVIPQISAIFGPCAGGAVYSPALTDFILMTDQSSYMFVTGPKVVKTVTGEDITTEELGGAEVHSTKSGVSHFLAENEEEGISIIRDLLSYLPSNNLEEAPIAICNDPIDRLEDRLNEIIPDNPNLPYNMMDVIEAIVDNGKFLEVHKRYARNIIVGFCRMGGRSVGVIANQPNFYAGVLDIEASRKAARFVRFCDCFNIPVLTLVDVPGFLPGRVQEYGGIITHGAKLMFAYGEATVPKVTVTLRKSYGGAHDVMSCKQLRGDFNYAWPTAQIAVMGAKGAIEVLYGKELAALSDPEEKAKFIATKEEEYNSAFANPYKAASYGYIDDVIEPRNTRFRIIRAFQSLQTKRVVNPMKKHSNIPL; translated from the coding sequence ATGACAAATCAAGATAAAGTCAAAGAGTTAATCGAATTACGCGCGCAGGCAAAGCTTGGCGGAGGGGAAAAGCGTATAGAATCCCAACACAAAAAAGGGAAATATACCGCTCGCGAAAGAATCGCCATGTTGCTGGACGAAAATAGTTTCGAAGAGTTTGATATGTTTATAACACACCGTTGTTATAACTTTGGGATGGAAAAGACCAAATTCTTGGGTGATGGTGTGGTAACCGGACAAGGAACAATTGACGGACGTCTCGTATTTGTTTTTGCTCAAGACTTCACTGTTTTCGGAGGAGCGCTTTCCGAAATGTTAGCTCAAAAGATTTGCAAGGTGATGGACAAAGCCATGACCGTGGGAGCTCCCATTATCGGATTGAATGATTCGGGTGGTGCTCGTATTCAAGAAGGGGTTAACTCCTTAGCCGGATACGCGGAAATTTTCGAACGGAATATTCTCGCTTCAGGAGTTATCCCACAGATCTCCGCTATTTTCGGCCCTTGCGCCGGAGGTGCCGTGTACTCTCCTGCCTTGACGGACTTCATCCTGATGACTGACCAATCATCATACATGTTTGTAACCGGTCCGAAAGTAGTGAAAACCGTAACGGGAGAAGATATCACAACCGAAGAATTAGGAGGTGCAGAAGTTCACTCCACGAAATCCGGTGTTTCTCATTTCTTGGCAGAAAACGAGGAAGAGGGTATCTCTATCATTCGCGATTTGCTTTCTTATTTACCTTCCAACAACTTGGAAGAGGCCCCGATTGCCATATGCAATGACCCGATTGACCGTCTGGAAGATCGGTTAAACGAAATAATTCCTGATAATCCGAATTTACCGTATAACATGATGGATGTCATTGAAGCTATCGTGGATAACGGAAAATTCTTGGAAGTTCACAAACGTTATGCCCGTAACATCATTGTCGGATTCTGCCGTATGGGCGGACGTTCTGTCGGCGTTATCGCTAACCAACCGAACTTCTATGCCGGAGTTCTTGACATTGAAGCATCTCGTAAAGCTGCACGTTTCGTTCGTTTCTGCGACTGTTTCAACATTCCGGTATTGACCTTGGTTGACGTACCGGGATTCTTGCCGGGACGTGTACAGGAGTATGGTGGAATCATCACTCACGGAGCAAAATTAATGTTTGCTTACGGAGAAGCGACTGTGCCTAAAGTAACCGTTACTTTACGGAAATCTTACGGAGGTGCTCACGACGTGATGTCATGTAAACAATTGCGTGGAGACTTCAATTACGCTTGGCCCACGGCACAAATCGCCGTTATGGGAGCTAAGGGAGCCATCGAGGTGTTGTATGGTAAAGAATTGGCAGCACTCTCTGATCCCGAGGAAAAAGCTAAATTTATTGCCACGAAAGAGGAAGAATACAACTCGGCCTTCGCGAACCCGTACAAAGCCGCTTCATATGGATACATTGATGATGTTATCGAACCGCGTAACACGCGTTTCCGCATTATCCGTGCTTTCCAGTCTTTACAGACCAAGCGCGTTGTTAACCCGATGAAGAAACACTCAAATATACCGTTGTAA
- the mce gene encoding methylmalonyl-CoA epimerase translates to MKPTHIEHIGIAVASLDEAIPYYEKVLGLECYAIEEVKDQKVKTAFFKVGQTKIELLESTDPEGPIGKFVEKNGGGMHHIAFAVEDVQAALNDAQAAGCQLIDKAPRGGAEGLRIGFLHPKSTFRVLTELCGTK, encoded by the coding sequence ATGAAACCAACACATATTGAACACATCGGCATCGCAGTTGCCAGTTTAGATGAAGCAATCCCATACTATGAAAAAGTATTAGGTTTAGAATGCTATGCTATTGAAGAAGTAAAAGATCAAAAAGTAAAAACAGCTTTCTTTAAAGTAGGACAAACTAAAATCGAATTACTGGAATCAACTGACCCGGAAGGCCCTATCGGTAAATTCGTTGAGAAAAACGGGGGTGGTATGCACCACATCGCTTTCGCTGTTGAAGATGTTCAAGCCGCATTGAATGATGCACAAGCTGCAGGTTGCCAGTTAATCGACAAAGCTCCGCGCGGAGGTGCAGAGGGATTGAGAATCGGATTCCTTCACCCGAAATCAACGTTCAGAGTATTAACTGAACTTTGCGGAACGAAATAA
- a CDS encoding RNA polymerase sigma factor: protein MSDSINGIDTFKELYTDYFQAVWGFCNTYLKDREQAMDATQETFFKLYERLDDSYTKRNAVAFIYITAKNICMDILRRNKFKTEDAEQLKDELPSEDSFLEEIATQEMIRCVHSAINQLSGRSLEIATLALEGKSNPEIADVLGISLNSVKSLKKEMYTKLRKIIGHEYIILFFAKHLLHVDK, encoded by the coding sequence ATGAGCGACTCTATTAACGGTATAGATACATTTAAAGAACTGTACACGGATTATTTTCAAGCCGTGTGGGGATTCTGCAATACCTATCTAAAAGACAGGGAACAAGCCATGGACGCCACGCAGGAGACATTTTTCAAATTGTACGAACGCTTGGATGATTCCTACACCAAGCGAAACGCGGTTGCCTTCATTTATATCACGGCAAAAAACATCTGTATGGATATCTTGAGACGGAACAAATTTAAAACAGAAGATGCCGAACAGTTAAAGGATGAGTTACCCTCTGAAGATTCATTTTTAGAAGAAATTGCCACTCAGGAAATGATCCGGTGTGTACACTCCGCCATCAACCAACTCTCCGGACGTAGCCTCGAAATCGCCACCCTCGCATTAGAAGGCAAATCAAACCCGGAAATCGCGGACGTGCTGGGAATCTCTCTTAACTCCGTGAAATCTCTCAAAAAAGAAATGTACACCAAATTACGAAAGATTATCGGACACGAATATATTATCCTTTTTTTCGCCAAGCACTTACTACACGTGGATAAATAA
- a CDS encoding RNA polymerase sigma factor, translating to MTEEKEKIIARLYCKLRHELRVYAARYCPDEAEDIVHQAFVNGYNKIVEERNESEQRSYLYSTVKNLCLNFIRNSRPVYMDLSPELMTEFVVVDTHDYMYELIGRLPRKERCILELALQGYDTKEIAEQIGMEYNTVRHYKKEAYAKIREALKNEI from the coding sequence ATGACGGAAGAGAAAGAGAAGATTATTGCTCGACTATATTGCAAGTTGAGGCATGAATTGCGTGTTTATGCTGCTCGCTATTGTCCTGATGAGGCAGAGGATATAGTACATCAGGCTTTCGTGAACGGTTATAACAAAATCGTGGAAGAACGAAATGAATCGGAACAGCGTTCCTATCTTTATTCCACGGTAAAAAATTTGTGTCTGAATTTTATTCGTAATTCTCGTCCGGTATACATGGATTTATCCCCCGAGCTGATGACCGAGTTTGTTGTCGTGGATACTCATGATTATATGTACGAACTGATCGGTCGCTTACCGCGAAAAGAGCGTTGTATTTTAGAATTAGCCTTACAAGGATATGACACGAAGGAAATCGCTGAACAAATTGGCATGGAGTATAATACCGTGCGGCATTACAAGAAAGAGGCTTACGCTAAAATACGAGAGGCATTGAAAAACGAGATTTAA
- a CDS encoding ATP-binding protein → MDNNGRFNSGRVQDLLNKARMGWWEADFSKKQYVCSDFLRELLDLGEDGIISFVDFRKLIREDYRLRTVNEFRFGKTQNIYDQIYPIEVRGKIVWVRVKLCSKEVDAEGNMKTCGFMECLDVPENMDTEETAMERVNNLFAQQNSISRSLLSLLRSGDMSSVINKILGDIMQHYPEGCTYIIEYDWENRTQTCRYEAGNYKSFKKKNYMEKFPMSNIPWWTKQLAGNASPIIFASLDELPEEASEEKRRLTEQGVKSLIVIPMFSKDGVSGYAGIDILDKPHVWKNEDYQWFASMVNIISICMELRKSEDKAQEEKKFLADLFKHMPVGYVRMKLFYDEEGHVKDYYFMDSNTMAQILYNTRGNSWTGKYASKVDPHFVERLPDLERVMRSGVVRDINYHLEEKNKYFHAVMYSPCKNEVVLMFSDMTDTFSAHEALDRSERLLRNIYQNIPVGIELYDKDGYLVDLNDKDLEMFGLVRKEDVLGINMFENHLIPEEMRERMKRREDVSFSLVYDFSKLNGLYVSKKTGRLNLLTKVTTLYDAQNNLINYLLISLDRTEATEAYNQIQEFKDFFTLVGDYAQVGYAHFNALTRNGYGLDSWYKNVGEEIGTPLPQIIGVHSHFHPEDRAMMLAFLSDVIAGKRTHLRNDMRIRRADGHYTWTRVNVLVRDYRPQEGMIEMICINYDITELKETEAKLIKAKDKAEESDRLKSAFLANMSHEIRTPLNAIVGFSNLLAYAQEESERTQYIGIVEENNELLLQLISDILDLSKIEAGTFEFVYDRVDVRQLCEDVVTSLRVKVPAGVDLCIAPNLSECWVYSDKNRLRQVISNFVNNAFKFTPSGKITVGYMLRDGEVEISVTDTGVGIEEEKQKQIFDRFVKLNSFAHGTGLGLSICKSIVEQVGGRIGVNSEPGKGSRFWFTHSLGR, encoded by the coding sequence GTGGATAATAATGGTCGGTTCAATAGTGGACGTGTTCAAGATTTATTGAATAAGGCACGAATGGGTTGGTGGGAAGCTGATTTCTCTAAAAAGCAGTATGTCTGTTCTGATTTTCTTCGAGAATTGTTAGACTTGGGCGAAGATGGGATAATCAGTTTTGTTGATTTTCGTAAGTTGATCCGGGAGGATTATCGTTTGCGAACGGTGAACGAATTTCGTTTTGGAAAAACCCAGAATATATATGACCAGATTTACCCGATCGAGGTGAGAGGAAAAATCGTGTGGGTACGAGTGAAATTGTGTTCCAAGGAGGTGGATGCCGAGGGGAATATGAAAACCTGTGGTTTCATGGAATGTCTTGATGTCCCGGAGAATATGGATACGGAGGAAACGGCGATGGAACGTGTGAACAATTTGTTTGCCCAGCAAAATAGTATCTCTCGCTCGTTGCTTTCATTGCTTCGTTCCGGGGATATGAGCAGTGTTATCAATAAGATTTTGGGTGATATTATGCAGCATTATCCGGAGGGGTGTACCTATATTATAGAGTACGATTGGGAAAATCGCACGCAGACGTGTCGTTACGAGGCGGGAAATTACAAGTCTTTTAAGAAAAAGAATTACATGGAGAAGTTCCCGATGAGTAATATTCCCTGGTGGACGAAACAGTTGGCTGGGAATGCGTCCCCGATTATTTTTGCCAGCTTGGACGAGTTACCGGAAGAGGCAAGCGAGGAAAAAAGGCGTCTGACGGAGCAAGGGGTGAAATCGCTTATTGTTATCCCGATGTTTTCAAAAGACGGCGTGTCCGGGTATGCCGGTATCGACATTTTGGATAAGCCTCACGTGTGGAAAAATGAGGATTACCAGTGGTTTGCCTCGATGGTGAATATTATCAGTATTTGCATGGAACTCCGGAAGTCGGAGGATAAGGCACAGGAAGAGAAAAAGTTCTTGGCAGATTTGTTTAAACATATGCCGGTGGGGTATGTGCGGATGAAATTGTTTTATGATGAGGAAGGACACGTGAAGGATTATTATTTCATGGATTCGAACACGATGGCTCAGATTCTTTACAACACGAGAGGGAATAGTTGGACCGGGAAATATGCTAGTAAAGTTGATCCGCATTTTGTGGAACGGCTGCCTGATCTGGAACGGGTGATGCGAAGCGGGGTTGTACGGGATATAAATTATCATCTGGAAGAGAAAAATAAATATTTTCATGCCGTGATGTATTCTCCTTGTAAGAATGAGGTCGTGTTGATGTTTTCGGATATGACCGATACCTTCTCAGCCCACGAGGCGTTGGACCGGAGTGAACGTTTGCTGCGTAATATATATCAGAATATCCCGGTCGGGATAGAGTTGTATGATAAAGACGGGTATCTTGTCGATTTGAATGATAAAGATCTTGAGATGTTCGGGTTGGTTAGGAAAGAGGATGTTTTGGGAATTAATATGTTTGAAAATCATCTTATACCGGAGGAGATGAGGGAAAGGATGAAGAGAAGAGAGGATGTGAGTTTTTCTCTGGTGTATGATTTTTCGAAATTGAATGGTCTCTATGTTTCTAAGAAGACGGGGAGGTTGAATTTACTGACAAAGGTGACGACGTTGTATGATGCACAAAATAATTTGATCAATTATTTGTTGATCAGTCTGGACCGGACGGAAGCCACGGAGGCGTATAACCAGATTCAGGAGTTCAAGGATTTTTTCACGTTGGTGGGGGATTATGCTCAAGTCGGGTATGCGCATTTTAACGCCTTGACTCGTAACGGGTACGGTCTGGATAGTTGGTATAAGAATGTGGGAGAAGAAATCGGGACGCCTCTACCGCAGATTATCGGTGTACACTCGCATTTTCACCCGGAGGATCGGGCTATGATGCTTGCCTTTTTGTCAGATGTAATTGCCGGGAAGCGGACGCATTTACGGAATGATATGCGAATCCGACGGGCTGATGGGCATTACACGTGGACGCGGGTGAACGTGTTGGTGAGGGATTATCGCCCGCAGGAAGGAATGATCGAGATGATTTGTATTAATTATGATATTACAGAATTGAAGGAGACCGAGGCGAAGTTGATCAAAGCGAAGGATAAGGCGGAGGAATCGGATCGTTTAAAGTCGGCGTTTTTGGCGAATATGAGTCATGAGATTCGGACTCCGTTGAATGCGATTGTAGGTTTTTCCAATTTATTGGCTTATGCCCAAGAGGAAAGTGAGCGTACGCAATATATTGGTATCGTGGAGGAGAATAACGAGTTGTTGTTGCAGTTAATTTCGGATATTCTGGATTTATCGAAAATCGAGGCGGGGACTTTTGAATTCGTGTATGATCGGGTGGACGTGCGCCAGTTGTGCGAGGATGTCGTGACTTCACTCCGGGTGAAGGTGCCGGCCGGGGTTGATTTGTGTATAGCTCCCAATTTGTCGGAATGTTGGGTGTACAGCGATAAGAATCGGTTACGGCAGGTTATTTCCAATTTTGTGAATAATGCTTTCAAGTTTACACCTTCCGGGAAAATAACCGTGGGATATATGTTGAGGGATGGGGAGGTCGAGATATCTGTGACAGATACGGGTGTGGGTATCGAAGAAGAAAAACAGAAACAGATTTTTGACCGTTTTGTGAAATTGAATAGTTTTGCTCATGGCACAGGTTTAGGATTATCTATTTGCAAGAGTATCGTGGAACAGGTGGGAGGCCGCATCGGGGTGAATTCGGAGCCGGGAAAGGGTTCTCGTTTTTGGTTCACACATTCACTGGGTAGATGA
- a CDS encoding FecR family protein has product MMKELHKLITKDIFDCLSEEDAGRLRELRAELHIDDEAYRQMKKMITSREVHDRIMEVRKKPSRMIKMMRYVAILILPVAVAAYIFINQGNVIKPEIVVQNQVEEKLPVPVRKQAMLVLEDGSILQLQRVEGKKEVTSNAITNGNELVYSKKDSSENNVVVEYNTVVVPKGGEYHVMLADGTKVWFNEETQLRFPVDFVGDSREVFLSKGEIYLEVARDEKHPFIVHTENGDIQVLGTEFNVKCLPDKKVATTLVKGSVQVKRKDAEVVLKPNQHAVVANVMNVITVTEVDVEEIVCWKDNMFFFRDVELEKILDQLAEWYGFTVFYENADVKQEKFFVRVDKYAEVGKILDVISDVGNAKFKISGKVVTVYK; this is encoded by the coding sequence ATGATGAAGGAACTACATAAATTAATCACGAAGGATATCTTTGATTGCTTGTCGGAAGAGGATGCCGGGAGGTTACGAGAGTTGCGTGCCGAGTTGCATATTGATGATGAGGCATACAGGCAAATGAAAAAGATGATCACCAGCCGGGAGGTTCACGATCGGATCATGGAGGTAAGGAAAAAGCCGAGCCGGATGATAAAGATGATGCGTTACGTTGCCATTCTGATTTTACCCGTGGCTGTTGCTGCCTATATCTTCATAAATCAAGGAAATGTAATAAAGCCGGAAATAGTGGTGCAAAATCAAGTCGAAGAAAAATTACCTGTTCCGGTTCGTAAACAGGCCATGCTGGTTCTGGAAGACGGTTCTATCCTGCAACTTCAGAGAGTGGAGGGTAAAAAAGAGGTTACCTCGAATGCCATCACAAATGGAAATGAGCTTGTTTATTCGAAGAAAGATTCTTCAGAGAATAACGTGGTGGTTGAGTATAATACCGTGGTGGTTCCGAAGGGTGGAGAGTATCACGTGATGTTGGCTGACGGAACAAAAGTTTGGTTTAATGAAGAGACCCAATTGAGGTTTCCCGTAGATTTTGTTGGTGATAGCCGTGAAGTGTTTTTGAGCAAGGGCGAAATTTATTTGGAAGTGGCGAGAGATGAGAAACACCCTTTTATCGTACACACGGAGAATGGAGATATACAAGTGCTAGGGACGGAGTTTAACGTGAAGTGCCTGCCGGATAAAAAGGTGGCAACGACTTTGGTGAAGGGTAGTGTGCAAGTGAAAAGGAAGGATGCGGAAGTTGTGTTAAAACCCAATCAACATGCAGTTGTGGCTAACGTGATGAACGTGATCACGGTGACCGAGGTGGATGTAGAAGAAATTGTTTGCTGGAAGGATAACATGTTCTTTTTCCGGGACGTGGAATTGGAGAAAATTCTGGATCAATTGGCGGAATGGTATGGCTTTACGGTATTCTACGAGAATGCGGATGTAAAGCAGGAGAAGTTTTTTGTTCGAGTGGATAAATATGCCGAGGTCGGTAAGATTTTGGATGTGATTTCTGATGTTGGTAATGCTAAATTTAAAATTAGTGGAAAAGTAGTAACTGTATATAAATAA